GTCGCGGCCCTTCATTTTCCGCAGCCGGCGCCGTGCGACGACCGGACgtgtttatttttcatttccgCCGGACCGGACCCTCCGGCTCGCGGCCCGCGTCCCGGGGGCTTGCCCGCAGGACGCATGTGATAAGCGATTGGATCTGTTACTCGGAGTGCATTCCTAATGAAGCAACCGCTTACTATTATTTCGCACAGGAATTacaaaaactcagaagtgcgagcccgaATTTGAACCCACTGTTTTTGCGAGGCCATAGGTTACCACAACTATTTCTGCCctactgcccgaaggagggttatttacaTAAGCACCGCACCTACATACATCATTTGTGGCgtaaacgtagctatcgtaaggtcgcaggtgatacgatagctacgtttacGCCACAAATGAGTGTTAATGCAGCTCCCTTACCTCCACACTAACGTAACTCGTAACGCCTGAGTCAATAAGTGTAAAATTGGGTGCCCAAAATGAGAGATCGGTTCGAGTTTTttgggtttttttattaattttgggCACCCAATTTTATAATAAGTTACATTAGGTACTACTTTGTGAATATAAAGAAAAACCGCTTCGCTACGATAACTTGGAGCATCCCAACATCAATGCACCGAAGGCTGAGCAAAGAGCTACGAAGGGATAGAAGGgacgaaataatattttaataagctCTAAAAGCAGCCGAGggaataatattttgttaattgCTACAACTGTTTTCAGATAAGTTTACCTTCCCCGTATTTAATCATCTATAACGGTACTTCTACGTGACCTTTTTAAAATACATGGCCGAGGTACTTTATAGAAATAAGGAATTCACTTTTAAATACAGATAGATAGTGTAGGCACctggtaggtataattaaaataaatattttattattatcattataataactgatatttcatcatcatcatcatcccagcctatatacgtcccactgctgggcacaggcctcctctcagaacaagagggcttgggccatagttcccacgcgggcccagtgcggattgggaacttcgcacgcaccattgaatcgcttcgcaggtttgtgcaggtttcctcacgatgttttccttcaccgcaaagctcgtggtaaatttcaaatgtaattccgcacatgaatttcgaaaaactcagaggtgcgagccggggttcgaacccaccgAACtgatatttatgtaattttatttaagtttgcatgtaaactttttttacacataATTAAGTACTACGATAAAGAATAGAactcagaaaaataaatttggtagGTGCTCTTGcataattttagttataaattGTACGttctcatttattttatgtaggtacctaaatttaaaaattgatcGATTCGATAAGCTACGTATATAAGTATCGATGATTTACCGATGCTGTATCGACTGTAAAAGGTATCAACACCTCAATGGTATATCGTTTTATCTTCAGGACTAATAGCAGGCCCCGGCATAgcacatatgaaaaaaaaatcacgatcCCGCGCGTCCGTTTAGACAAGTTGACATTCAATTAATTAGGAATTCCTCATCAGTGCTGCTGTGCTAGGCCACATCCaagaagaattatttttaagttctttACCTATAATAGGATCCTGCTAGCACTTTTTGCGTAGGAAACTCTAAAAAAGCCTAGCTGCTGAACTAAAAAGAATAGAGTCGTATACCAGAATTgaaaaaaagttactaaaaaaagtaaaattagttCTCTATgtacttaggtaagtacctgTATTTTCTATACTGCTTCTATATACGTGTTGGTGTTCAATGAAgagtcattgcattgtattgcAGTTTTTTGTCCAGAATGACATAATTAGATATACGGGAATGTGATGGCGTAGCATAATACGCTATATTATCTGCATGTCACGAGCCACGCACGTCGATCAATCATCATTCACTGTTTCGCTGATCTACTGACGTACAAAACCTGTGTAAAGGTAGTTTACAACGTCAGTTGCTGCCCATGTCAGAGCAACCTCTTccccgccacaaaacaaacgaagtgacgtactctgtacgccacagaaaagccagcgacaaatcaacttgatttttaattccattgtaGAAGGATtaaatttcgagttgaatgttggtcatgtgtagatgaccgtggcgtgaggcattccattggctgtcacgactagaTGACTGGGGCGGTGGAGAGGttaaggctgcggctccactgaggcggagacgagcggagcggagatgAGACGTGTAGGaacgaccaatcatattaggtAAAATCAACATCTCGGAGACGAGatgtaatatgattggtcgatccctacacatctcctctccgctccacctcagtggagccgcactCTAACACGCGCCGGCGGTCcctttacatatttattaaccccccgacgcaaaagaggggtgttgtaattttgacgccaatgtctgtccgtctgtggcatcgtagctcacaaacggatggaccgttttcgatgcagatttttttacatgaaagctAGTTCAGGTTCTTCGCTATGTTtgatataaatcggttcagtcgtttttgagcattgaacattgaaatgacCATGTCGGAGGTTTTCATCTTTTCTAAGTCGGTTAAGCTATGTGTAGTGTAGGCTATTttgtctttttagggtttcgtacctacctcgaaaggaaaaatggaacccttattaatataggatcacttttttgtccgtccgtctgtctgtcaagaccccttATCTggaacgcgtgaaggtatcaagttgaaattaaaaccatatactcaggtctacagtccgttgaagctgtgaaaaaaaatcaaacttcgaagtcaatgcaatcaaaagagtcattaaaaaatgtgttcccatacaaattgcctgaactgaaatatttataCGGTACTTCCGGCTGCcccagaaacttgaaattttgtatgaaggtagctcttctAGCAAaatcaataagaaaaatataaaaatcataattttacttGTCTGACTGTCGATATCAACAAACTATGTAACATTAGGTacgtcaacgtcataaataagtgatcatttctgtaccttgtcgctttcagtcgttacacaatttcgtatggcttttcaaacatgacgttaaagtgacaaggtacaaaagtgatcacctatttatgacgttgactgtaccccacattgcgtacatatGCTTAGGAGCCCCTCGGCTCTAGATATTCGTGTGCAAGTCTGACTCGAACTTACctagtcgttttttttttatttgaaacgtcTACTGCTATTCGGAATTCGGACATCTAAGTTCTTTTGCTATCTTGACTATATGTAAGTCGACACGCGCTGCTCCGGTTCGTTTGTCTCAATATCAGCCAGACGGCCCGTACGTGCGCCGACTCACGTAACTGCCTGCGTTTTTCAATGTCTACAATCAAGCTTTTGTCTATCTCAGTCTGTAAAGTTTTTTGGCAGTCTTCGTGTCAGCGAAGCGCCGTAAAAATGTACTCGTGATATTCTTTTGTTTCCGATTGGCAAACGGGTCACGTCACACACAAGACTTGAAAATCAACGCAAGAGTGGATACAGCCTTATAGCCAGAAGGTcacaagatatttttttttttttttttataaaacattggaacttatttatacttattgtaaaaaaaaagaagataagtaagtacctaaataaaaactaattccTTAAAACTAGGCCCCCGTGCATGGCATTGTTTCCAAAAGGTTGGCAGCGTTTCCTCGTTGGATAGGTAGTTGAATAGATAGGCCCTTTAGTCTCGACTCGACTCGACTTGTTGTGTCGACCAGGCGCTGATGCAAATCTTTTCAGAGTCGATGTGCGGCAGGACCCCATAGAGTCTATGATAGAGTTTATGGCGTAGACCCATAAAACTTGATATCAAAGttgatttgaaaatataaaGACAAACATAGTAATATATCTTTATTAGTAGACACaaagttacaatacaatgcgcacatcaaataacagtttttagTGAGACATAGAGCCTAATACTTCCGCTATCACGACATGCAAACAATAACACTAGTTATCCgtccaaaaaatataaatttttcattATGTATAAATACTCTCTTGTCTACTATCACAGTCCGAAGCTTTATAGTGATCCGATATAAAAGAGAAGTCCCCTAAATCATAAACGCCTGTAAGCTTTTGTTAGTTAAAAATCATTCTgtctttatctgtcactttgattACATTTGCCATACAGACAAAACCTAATTTAGCTTTAATATTTCCAGAATTATACCGTAGgcaacaggctagcaacctgtcactattgtaccgtttttgtcaaactttaaacctatttataattgctaaaagtggttccaaaacggtaacgtttcgtgtgctctgcctaccccatttgggaatacaggcgtgatgtttgtgtgtgtgtgtatttccAGAATTTTTATGCATAAAGAAAAGGGGATTTGTATAACTTATCTATGGACCTACGATCCTTACTGCTATTGATATGTTGATGGTTATGCTATACGTATATATCTAGCCAGCTATGATTCACAATTTATAGAGAAAGAACTAGTCATAAACTTTACTGTTGTCTACCAAAACTACTGTACGCCAGAAGATTTAAACCATTCGGTTTAAAATGGAAATAACAGTTTAGAAGCGTACTTCCATCACAGATAGTGGCACCAATGCCGATATTTTTCACTTTACTGTGCAACATTTTTAGATTTCTgtagaaaaattgttttattttctctaATAACTTTTGTTCTACATAACACATAGGTAAGTTAAAAAAGCCAAGATGCCACCTTCTACGACAAAActgaaaagcttgtattaaatgcCTTATAATATTGCAAACTGTATGAACAGTGTGAAGAAGGAATGCATGAAGTAACCACGCTAACTTTTAATCATCATATCAACCGAAGGAcatccactgttagacataggcctcccccatagactccagttgcttcggttggaagcgacctgcatccaccgtgagttATTTCTCCACATTTACTAGTCTTGGAAACTTaactggtaggtaggtacttttttcttttacatCTTTActgcctgctgagctggcaactttGCATATTTCTTAGTTTTTCTCTTCGTGAtagttttttatattctttaaaaacgaattaatgtttattaacggtttttaaagaaaataaaagtataacgaataattattggagtacctagacacattaatttatatactattaagaagagttctatcagaccacacttttaattttcatttcaatttttatagattaatcgagaaaaactaacaaaaatgcaacgttgccagctcagcaggtataaacgcccTTAAATTGTTTTTCTGCTTTATCAGCAAGGTGAGTCGCAACGCGCGATCACAGTGTAAACATCGAATTGATAACCCGCTTGATAACTTCAAGATTTGCCAGTTAAGTAAAAATTGCACACTCCGGCTTATCTTCACGGTTAATGTCAGGTCCTTCGATAAACAGCTTGTATAATGTAACTTACGTTAATGGGAAAAACGCTGGTTTAAATGTATTTCTCAACTGGTCGTATTATTAGCAAAAAAGGATCCAACCCTCAACAATTCAATTTTCTATTTTGGATCTAGTTTCAGTAGCTACAAAAGCgaagttaaataataacatgACAGTGCTTCGGATCCTTTTTGTGAAACTACGTCCAACTAAGttgacaaaacaaaacagaaacaaaagagatatttctaattaaattactaaattaaatggTACAACTCCTCTCCCGGTTTTCTCTCGGCTTGGCTCTCCTGACAATCGTGAGTTGAATCGTTTAAATTAGTAATTTAATCAAATATGTCTCATgagaaccggccaagagcgtgtcggagacgcccaaaatagggttccgtagccatcacgaaacaattaagtaatatttttctaagaatttcgtattttatacggaattttccatagtttaggtatattttataccttaggctgctatttacttttaaactactaatcatcCTCAAGCAaccttaaccgttatagttttccttgaaagtttgatatacttagtactaccatcctaaattttttcaaatttttccacccactggtttaaattttagagggggacgctcgattttaatgaaaatttgcacttaagttgaatatttcgcaaacaaatctttgaaaaatcgtcttagcaaacccctaatggttttaaaagacctatccaacgataccccacactatacggttggacgagaaaaaaaaaatcaccccctctttacatctatgggaagtaccctaaaaaaatttttttttgttttttattgtaccattatgtcggcatagtttacatatatccgtgcaaaattacagctttctagcattgatagtccctgagcaaagcagcggacggacggacagacatggcgaaactataagggttccgtttttgccattttggctccggaaccctaaaaagggtgaAGATCACTCGGTAATGCTTAGCGGCTAGTTCTTCGAATAtgcataggtacctatgtataagTTTACAGATTATTAGCGGTCCCTATAATTTTAAAGGGTTGGCCAAATTTTATATGACAAAACCAAAACAATTTTTTCTCTCACAGATAACCTAACCACTTAACATATTCTCAAAAATATAactaacatattaaaaaatatacaaaaataatatattaacttAGAATATTATATCTAAGCGACGATAACCGCAACTATCGTATCATCTATCGCAACAAATTtaacaacaaaaagtaaaaaaaaatattttagtcacAAGTAAGTTTTTAAAAGGTGACTTAATCGTCTTGCTTTTAACCTAACTCATCATCAGGTTCCAGACGAATTTCGCCTTGTTGCCTGTGCAACTAAGAAGTCATCATCATAGCCAGCGGGAAATCATTCACTATTGAACCAAGTCCTCCcccatagaacgccacaatgaacgacagctcGCCACCTGCagccaccggttgcccgcaactctcgcgatgtcgtcagtccacctaatgGGAGGCCAGCCAACACTTCATCTCCCGGTTTGTGGTCGCtcctcgaggacttttctcccatAACatttatctgttcttcgagcgatgtggcccgctcaTTGCCAGTTCAACTTTTATATTCTTCGAGCTTATAACTTAGAATTAAGCAAGTTTaaccttaaattataataaatatattaagctTGGAAATATTCGCAACTGGCTTtgaaaaaacaagttttagcttttaactaaaatttaagttaaataaaatttaacatcAATGAATTTTTAAGAAGTATGTAGGTAAACATTGCATCATTTTACcacttttcttaaaaatatgGCAAATACAGTACACGTACAACGTAGAGGCGACTTTTCGACAGTCAAATGAAATGGCACTTCATTTAACTTGGACTCAATTAtaccttaatattttttttattacttatagtaAATAATAACTGCATCCTTTgccatttttaaataactaattttgaaagaaaaaaggaaaaaaaaaacgagaaatTTAAGTTATCATACGAAAAATCGATCGGAATTGATAACAGTGATTGCAAACTGGCTAATCGCAAATCTTTCTCCATTCCTcacaagtgaaaaaaaaaacagtaaataagtCTGCAAGCAcaacatacaaaaacataacGAACCAGaagtttatttaaacaaaaattcgCTGTAAACAaaatgttgataaataaataccgtcattttaccaaaacaaaactttttaaaacagGCCTGGACAATAACAATTAGAGCTTATCAAAGTCTTATGGTGTGACCTATTGAAATGCTAAGCCCCTCAAACTGAGAACCTGTGCACCAACAATACTTTTCAAATGCAACACCACCTCTTATATTCAACCTAGCAAACGTAGAAATAactcttaacacaacctcataCTTTGGTGCAATTTCTTATTTAGTCCAATGTCAACAGATTAGGAATAGATGGAATTCCTACTTAACAATTTTAAATGCGTATTTGCAAAATTAAGCTTTAGCATAAGCTTCTTcaataaatttagaaaaatatataatttacaaGGTATTCAACCAACGCAAAACACGATCATAACGTCACCCCCATGCTAAAGTCGCGAATCTGCTATTTAgcaaaaataagattttgaaCTCAATGATCAACACCTTGGGTTCAAATCTATTTTTTTCCTAGATAGCAGATTCGCGACTTTAGCATGGGGGTGACGATAATATAGATTCGAGCATGGCTAATGAACCGTTCGCCATAGTACAAAGCTAAGAACACAATGTAACCAAATGCAAAGGTTATAATCTAAGGTGTTATTAGCAGGCATGACTAAATATCCTCGCCTTAGAGAGCACGCAATGGAATTGCTCTAATAGCTTCAAACTCGTTTACGATTTTGGCATGACCTTCATTGAGTCCATTAGTATTCATTGCTCTTAACCTCGATGCAATCAGATATAACATGATGTCTATGAACAGTAAGTACAAAACTGAATAGCTTTTAACACTCAAGTGATTTGCATGTATAATTATGGCATTTCCAATATTAAAAGGGAAGCCTTTGACGAGCAGTAAGGCATCTCTAACATACAGATatctaaatctaaatattatattataaatcaaaCAAGTGTCTATACTCGTAATGCAAGATCTAACTACAACAATAAATGAACTTCCAATAAGATCCTCTTAAATGCAACAATTCCTtcaaagtaaattattattttcagaacACGCTATCTAGtaacttattataatattgacTTGCTACCACTGCTTGACCAGTTAATCAGGGTGTCTGAATTCTTATCCTCAATGTCAACAAGGAGGTTTTCCATGTCTATACTCCTGGAATCATTCAGGACTATATCCTCATCATGTTGTTCCAAGTTGATGTAAGACAGTGACTTTTTCTTCTGGCCAAGATCAAATATCTCCAGATCCtcgtcatcatcgtcatcagatTCCATGGTAAGGGGTACTCGAGACAATTCAAGGTTATTCCTCTTATCTTCAGATTGCAGAACACCATAACGGAATTGATTTGGATCAATTGAGCTGTGTGTATTTTTAGCATCattgttactattttttttcctggaaacaaaaaaaataggctttaggataatatatattaactttaatttataacatcACAAGGCCACTTGTTGTTATTTATACAGtcccaaaaaatatatacatttgtTTGCTACCATATCAAATGGAGCAATAAATCACAATATTTTTGGTTAGAGATAGAGGTATTGATCAAGAAAAGTAAGCAATTCATTTTCATACAGAATACCAATCCCTTTTGTCtgaatttacataattataacatatgtattgtatgtttatGTGTATTACCAGCTGATGTGAATAATTCTTTTATCACGTAATCTTGagatttttccgagataaaagtTATCCTGTTATTTATTCTGGCTTTttagagctaaactcgatttaagacgtgacttatccattacaatatcatttaatatgagtgagtctcacggtagtttcaggtAGTGCGTCATTAACCCTTTAACCACAATCGTCTGAAttataacacacacacaaacatcacgcctgtattcccaaacaAGGGTAGGCAGAGCAAACTAAATGTTAATACTtcgaagccacttttagcaattttaggttttgagTTAGACAAagacggtacaatagtgacaggttgctaggctgtcgcctacggtataccttaacctatatcctcagtcgccgcttaatggagaggtgtaattctaacccgacaccacacctGTACGGGGGCTGAATTATAAGACACaaattatccagctcatttcgcTGCAAACTTATatttaagacaaaatgtcatagTTTTGTTGAAGGTGGCTACACGGgcatgtatgaaaaaaaacgtattAGCAGTTAAAAGGTTAATAAAGGATGTccaattattaataatataatatttataatcaacAGGACATGAAGTTTATTTAGTGTTTATCATGTTGAATGGGTTTAACATGAAAAAGTGTAAATTTTTCCTCCTTCCATCCTCCATGCATAActagttataaattataagtgtggtacaattatttttataatataactagatTTATGGCTAACgctcaatttcaatttcaatttaattttgccTATGTTATTCTGGAATGTTTGGCATCTAGAAGCTTGATGCAGCGACAGCTTAGATGGAGTGGGCATGTCTTACTTACAGACTTAGATGAGGGTCACCAGCTTTGTGTTTTGGGATATTATTACAACAGTCTAAAATGTATCtaaccaccaggagacccacttgctcgtttgccatccagtcgaataaaaaaataaaaaataaataaaagggtataaaatgaaataatgcaAATTTGTAGCCTAACATATCAGACTTACCTATAAAATATGAAGTAGTAGGCGGCCCCAAGGAGGGCAAATCCTCCAAACACAATGAAGGCTCTCTTTAAAACTCCAGGGTCACTTAAATTGATCTTCGGAGGTGCGCCTGTCACTGTCGCGTTGACTTCTGATTTTGTTTCTGTACCATTTGCCAAATTGACATTATGCGCTGGATTCACTGGAACTTTAAAAACAGGAGTGTTATAGTATAATTCATAAATTTGATTTCACATTCAGCATTAAATTAAACTGTGGTGAAAAAAGCCTTTAAAAACCACTAATATGAACTACATATTTAAAGTACCAAAGTAttgtttttctttcataaaaaatagTAGTTAAAGTGTGTTTGGAAATCATAAGTGTTTATGTGactttaattttacattttaatttaacagtTGTTGAAAATGTAACTCCGTCTATGTCTATACTATTGATGATTACACCAAAGttgaggttggaaaagacactattgGTTAGCTGTTGTTCAGTGAGTGACCTTAGGACTAAGCAATCTTAGGAAGCCATTGAATTAGAACTACCATGAGAAACAGatacatttattaaaatcaatgcaTGAGTCTCTCACACATTAATATGCTTTGCTTACATTAATATGGTTGGTTTTTTATTAGAGCTTACCTTGAAAAGGAGCCATGGA
Above is a window of Choristoneura fumiferana chromosome 2, NRCan_CFum_1, whole genome shotgun sequence DNA encoding:
- the LOC141442004 gene encoding uncharacterized protein translates to MLLRCAVLVFYLNFVSTEVIHSGKSAISDVDDIFSLWPSIHNGVKLMRLRKREAETQKPELPTTVKPIQSLDQSAGQSLEQVPAQKPAQHSQQILVQEPAKPPSEASENTFRQLTESPVALNKSENAPVTNSNPKDEHPVTNDIKVPVNPAHNVNLANGTETKSEVNATVTGAPPKINLSDPGVLKRAFIVFGGFALLGAAYYFIFYRKKNSNNDAKNTHSSIDPNQFRYGVLQSEDKRNNLELSRVPLTMESDDDDDEDLEIFDLGQKKKSLSYINLEQHDEDIVLNDSRSIDMENLLVDIEDKNSDTLINWSSSGSKSIL